CTTTATTGAGACCAGCCTGAGTGAAGGAAAAGGAGAACTGCGGCTGACCGGTAACCTGGGGAACGTGATGAAGGAATCTGTTAGTACGGCGCTGAGCTACCTGCAGGCCCATGCAGCAGAATTTAAGATCGATCCTAAGTTATTCACACAGCGTAATGTACACGTACACGTACCTGAAGGTGCGGTGCCAAAAGACGGTCCGAGTGCAGGTATTACCATGCTGACGGCCCTGACTTCGGCCTTTACCGGCAGGAAAGTGAAATCTTACCTGGCTATGACAGGCGAGATCACCCTCCGTGGACAGGTATTGCCTGTAGGTGGTATCAAGGAAAAGATCCTGGCTGCCAAAAGGGCGGGTATCAAGGAAATCATCCTGTGCTGGCAGAATGAGAAAGATATTAAAGAGATCAACCCGGACTATATCAAGGGACTGAAGTTCCATTTTGTAAAAGAAATGAACCAAGTGATCGATATAGCGTTATTAAAGAAGTAACATCTCACTGCCGGTTTTTTTAACAGTTGTGACCGGCAATGGATACTAATGTTGATTGTTTTAAGGGTTTAAGCCGAAGCCATTCTCCAGATGACGGGAATGGCTTCGGTATTTTTTTTAGCTTTATGCCTCCTATGAGGAAGATTATCATTGCGCTATTGTTTGCGCTGCCATACCTATGTTGCCTGATACCTTCTGCCAGTGCCCAGGTGCTGGGCGGCAAAAACGTCTTCTCTTTCCTGGATCTGCCGGTCTCTCCGCACCTTGCCGCATTGGGTAGCGTGAACGTGAGTCTGCAGGATAATGATATTGCCCTGTCTTCATTCAGTCCGGCGTTACTGCGTTCTTCCATGCATCAGCACCTGCAGGTTAATTATACCAATTATCTGGGAGGGGTGAAGTATGGCCATGCGTTATTTGGTTATCACGCAGAAAAGTACCAGACCACTTTCGCCGGGAGTGTACACTATATAGACTATGGTAAGATCACAGCGACAGATGCAACAGGCGCCGCCCAGGGTACTTTCTGGCCCAGGGATATGGCTATTCAGCTGACCGCCTCGCGCCGTTACCTGGAAAGATGGTATTACGGTCTGAGTATACAATACGTGCATTCTTCCTATGAACAATACCGTGCTTCCGGGCTGGCCTTTCATGTAGGCCTGAACTACCAGGACACTGCCCACCACTGGCAGGCAGGACTGGTGTTTCGTAATATGGGCGTTCAGTTGAAGACTTATACCAAAGGCAATCAGGAGCCACTGCCTTTTGATCTGCAGATAGGCATTTCAAAGAAACTGGAAAGTCTGCCGCTTCAGTTTTCTGTTGCCATTCATCATGTGCATCAGTTTGATGTGCGTTATGCGGATCCTGATTTCCAGGAAGGAACCGTTATTTCGGATGGAGATACGGCTATTACGGGAGGAACGGCTGACAAGATATTCAGACATGTTGTGCTGGCTGCGCAATGGGAGATAGGGAGATATATTCAGCTGACCGCGGGGTATAATCATCTGCGCCGGCAGGAGCTGGGATTACCGCAGCAGAAGGGCATGAGTGGTTTTTCGGGAGGGATCGGCATTATCACGAGGAAATTACAGCTTAGGTATGCACGTTCCTGGTATCAGCGCAGCGAAGCATTGAACCAGTTGGGATTGAATTTACCACTGAAGGAATGGCGATATTGATGCAGGGGTAAAATAGTATTGAAAAAGGGGGTATGGGAGCCGTTAGGGCGATAGCGCTTGTTCGTCGCTTCGCCGTCGCTAGTTCGCCGCTTGTTCTTCCGGAGTGCGAATAAAAAAGCCGAATCCTTACTGGTAGCGGATCCGGCTCTCTTTCGTATCATTCAGTATGATACTATCTTAACTATTTTGAGCAGAAATAGCGACTATTCAATTTCTGCCAGTTGTCTCTTATACAGCTGAATAGTATTCTCCAGACCCAGGTATAAAGCATCACATACAAGGGCATGTCCGATAGAAACTTCTTTCAGCTGCGGAATATGCAGTTTGAAGAAGCGCAGGTTGTCGAGGTTCAGGTCATGACCAGCATTCAGGTCGAGGCCTATCGCTGATGCAGCGCGGGCAGTATCTTTATAGGCATTGAACAGCTGCAGGTTCTGCGGCTGGGTGCGTGCATTTTCATACTCTTCCGCATATGGGCCGGTATAGAGTTCTATACGGTCAGCACCAGCAGTTTTAGCTGCTTCTACCTTATCTACTTCGGCATTCAGGAAGATGGATACACGGATACCGGCTGCTTTAAAGGTACTGATCACATCGCGGAGGAAGGATTGGTTAGCAATGGTATCCCAACCGGTGTTGGAAGTGATCGCATCAGGTGGGTCGGGTACGAGGGTCACCTGATGTGGCTTTACGGACAGCACCAGGTCGATAAAGTCTTTGGAAGGATATCCTTCGATATTAAATTCAGTCGTTACCAGCGGTTTCAAGTCTATTACGTCCTGGTAGCGGATATGCCGTTCATCCGGTCTTGGATGTACGGTAATACCGTCAGCGCCGAAGCGCTCGCAATCCTGCGCTACTTTTAGAATATCCGGCATATTGCCACCACGTGCGTTACGCAGGGTGGCAAATTTGTTGATGTTTACGCTTAGCTTCGTCATACTGCAAAATTAGTGGAATTACGTGGATACTCCATGGTGATACACGTGGGTTAATAACTTAAAAGCAATAGCCCGCAACGATACTGTTGCGGGCTATTGCTAATATAAAGAATATATCAGACTAGTATCTGTAGTATTCTGGTTTGAATGGCCCTTCAACAGGGATGTTCAGATAAGCGGACTGTGTCGGAGTCAGGATATCCAGTTCAACACCGATCTTCTTCAGGTGCAGACGGGCAACTTTCTCATCCAGGTGCTTAGGCAGAACGTATACTTTGTTTTCGTATTTGTCTGTGTTCAGCCACAGTTCCAGCTGAGCCAGTGTCTGGTTAGTGAAGGAGTTACTCATCACGAAAGATGGGTGACCAGTAGCGCAACCCAGGTTTACCAGGCGGCCTTCAGCCAGCAGGATGATATCTTTACCATCGATAGTGTATTTATCTACCTGAGGTTTGATCTCAACTTTCGTATTACCGTAGTTTTTGTTCAGCCATGCAACGTCGATCTCGATATCGAAGTGACCGATATTAGATACGATACATTTATCTTTCATCAGTTTGAAGTGCTCACCAGTGATGATGTCGCGGCAACCGGTAGTGGTAACGATGATATCAGCTTCTTTAACAGCGTCGTTCATCTTTTTCACTTCGTAACCTTCCATCGCAGCCTGCAGTGCACAGATTGGATCGATTTCAGTAACGATTACACGGGCACCTGCACCTCTCAGGGATTCAGCAGAACCTTTACCTACGTCACCGAAACCGGCAACTACGGCAACTTTACCAGCGATCATGACGTCAGTTGCACGACGGATAGCATCCACACAGGATTCGCGGCAACCGTATTTGTTATCGAATTTGGATTTGGTAACGGAGTCGTTGATGTTGATAGCAGGGATAGGCAGGGTACCTTTCTCCATACGCTCGTACAGGCGGTGAACACCAGTAGTGGTTTCTTCACTCAGACCTTTCACGTGCTGGATCAGCTCAGGATATTTATCAAATACCATGTTGGTCAGGTCACCACCATCGTCCAGGATCATATTCAGCGGACGATCAGCTGCACCAAAGAACAGGGTTTGTTCGATACACCAGTCAAATTCCTGCTCATTCAGGCCTTTCCAGGCAAATACGGGAACACCGGCAGCAGCAACAGCAGCAGCAGCATGGTCCTGAGTAGAGAAGATGTTGCAGGAGCTCCAGCGTACTTCAGCACCCAGGTGTACCAGGGTTTCGATCAGTACAGCTGTCTGGATAGTCATGTGAAGACATCCGGCAATGCGTGCGCCCTGTAATGGCTTAGTATTACCATATTCTTCTCTCAGAGACATCAGACCTGGCATCTCTGCTTCTGCAAGTTCAATTTCCTTACGTCCCCATTCAGCCAGAGACATATCTTTTACCTTGTACGCAAGGTTAAAGTCGATGTTAGAGTTTGCTACTGTAGACATTCTATCTTGTTTTTTGCAAATCTAGTGTTATTTTATGGGTTTAAACTATGCATTTGTTCTTTTTTTGTATCTGCGAACAGAACACCTGTACTTTTTGTGGGTGTGCAGACAGTTAAAGCCAGGCGTTTAGATGTTGTCACGCCTACCGGGGTAAACTTTACGGGTTTTTCCAGCCGCCTGCCACATTCGCAACCCCCTGATCACTAACAGGTAGCATCGCCTAACGCCGTCTGTCCTTATTATATAATAACAAAACACATAAATTTGTTTGTCTAAGTATAAAAAAACAAATATGTTTGTATTTAATATATATGTATTGTCTTTTGTTTTATTAGATAATACTGCAGGTGGTTCCCGGGGGAGGGACTTGTGAATTGTTTGATGAACTGCCAAAAAAAAAAGGGCATATCATTATCATGCCCCTAGCCATCTTTATTGAGCAATGACTTTTTTAAGTATTTGATGGATATACAACTTTACACGTACTATGTTGAAGCTTCCCAATCCTATGGAGCGTAGCGGTTTTGCTGCGTTAAGTAAAGTGCAGAATGCCCTTTGCAGGATAGTGCTGCCGTTATTATTATTGCTGTTCATTTGCACACAAGCAAATGCACAAACTGTAAGAGCTGTGATCAATCCCACCGGAGGTACGCCTGCGTTAAACGACCTGAAGATCGAGATCCTCAGTGATGGTGGTATTAAAGTCACGCGAAAAGGTCTCTTAGAAAGTTATATAAGAACGGATAGCTCTCAGGGTATGAGAGCTTTTTTAGATTTCAGGAACAGCAACTATCTGGCCAGTGCCAATCTGAAAAGTCCTTCCATCTGTTACATCTCCCCGGTATCTGGTACCGGTGAATACTACGATCCCTATAAGGTACATATCGTTGGTACAATCGTAGACCGGTATAAGAATTATCCTACGGGGCAAACCGGTACGGTGACCATCATCGTGTCTTATGTGAAGAGTACCAACTACTTCTTCATGGACTATGTATTGCACATGCCACAGACCAGTGGATTTACCAAAGCTATGCTGTATCAGTCAGAACAGGTGGTAATGGGTGCTGCCGCAGGCGATGATCCGGATGCAGCCAGTCCATGTGCTTATGGTTTCATGAACGCCGCCGGTACGACTGTCGGTGTATACCGCGATGCCAGCTGCGCCACAACGCCTGAGTCGCCACGTAGCCACGTGTACCGCTCCCTCAGGAAATTCGACTCCTGGGAAGTATCTATACCTGGCCACCGTTTCTATATAAACGATGCCGGTTATTTCCCTTATAATACTGTTGCCGACGGTATGGATGGTAACGGTCGTTCCATGGGCATCATGAAACAGCTTGGTGCTATCTTCCGTGATGGTTCCCTGGACCCTGACCCGATGAACTTTAAAACGTACCGCCTTCTATCTGGTTATGGCACAACCATGACCGAGTTTGATACCATCAAGGCGATGAGTGATACAATTCCGGTTCCCGGTTTTGCCGCTGTAAGTATTAAATTCTCAAATGGTACCCTGTCAGGTAATGAAGGTAATACCGCTGATGGTGAACAACCTGCTCAGGGGCTGACCCTGACCGTATCCGGTGGTAAACTGAATGCGCCTGCCTACGTACTTGTTAAATATGATGCAGCGTACGCATCCAATTATGCGCATCCTGCAATACCAGGTACTGATTTTAACCTGGGACAGGAAGCATTCCTCGTTCCTGCGGGTGACTATACCACACCTAAAACAGTTACAATCCCTAACCTGCGTGTAATAGGAAATGATCAGTTACAATACAGCCGTACACTGCGCCTCAAACTCGTGAGTACATGTACCTCCCTGTTAAGCATTTCCGGTACTTCAGAAGTGGATTATACCATTGTGGATGACGAGCCAAGAACGCTCACCATGAATATTGACAGTACCTCTCTGTATGAGGGTAATACTTCCAAAGCCAGAATTACGCTGCCCATCGGTATTACCTGTCCGGAAGATATCGTGATCAGCTTCTCCCGCGTAGCCGCATCTACTGCCGGTGATACGGATTATGTAGTACCTGCCAATATTATCATCCCGGCTAACCAGACCGGTACGCCGATCTTCAATTTTACCGCTAAAGCGGATAAAGTACTGGAGAACACGGAAAATCTTTCCCTGCGATTCCAGGGTACCATTTTAGGTATCGGTGTTGCCAGCCAGAAAGATATTCAGATCAAGGACAGTACCTTCCTGAATCCTAATTACTCACAGATCATGGCCGACTGCGTATCTCCTGATGCGCCAAGACCCGTGCCTGAAGGATATACCGGTTACCTCGGATTACATCTGCCGCCAGGCGTAAGTACGGAGGTGACTATCAATTTACTGGATGTATATGTTGACTGGGACAATGCTACTGCGGAAGACCAGGTAGACTTTGACCTGAACTATTACTCCGGTATTGAATTTAAGATCACGCCGGGAACAACGGAAGCAAAAATACCGTTCACGGTATTTGCAGATAAGATCATGGAAGGTCCTGTACCTGAGCAGTTCGATCTGCTGTTACTGGCCATCGATGATGTAGGTGCCGGTCGTGTATATAATTATGTGGGCCCTGCTATCACTATTAAAGATGTGGATGCTGACAGCAGCATGAAACTGATCACTACTGTAACACCTGCTACTATCAAAGAAGGTGATGCGGGTGCTTCAGTGACTGTCTCATTCCCGGATGGTATCACTTCTTTATATGATGTGCCGGTAAGTTTCTCAAGAGGTCTTAGTTCAAAAGCAACTGATCTCGACCTGGAAAATCCGTTACCTGCTAACCTGGTGATCAGAGCCGGACAGAACTCCGTAAGCTTCCCTGCAAATGTGAAAGCAAAAACGGATAACGTACTCGAAGCAGATGAAAGTCTCTGGATCGTTACCAAACCAAATGGGTTTACTGTTGACTCATCTATGATCACTATCCAGGACGTAACAGGCGAAATACCTGGTAACAAGGAGATGAAGATCGAACTGGTAACACCTGATGTGAAAGAAGGAAACAATACTGGTATCAAAGTTAGTTTTGCCAATAGTTCACTGACTGCCGAAGTACCGATCTCTGTTACCTTAACACGCGATGCATCTTCTGCTGCGGCAGCAACAGATTTTTCTATTCCGGCAACTATTACATTACCTGCTGGTCTGAGTACGTTTACTGCTGCTGGTGCTTTTGTTGCAGAAGAAGATAAGATACTGGAACTGGACGAAGCGTTTTCTGTTACCGGTGCGGCTACTACCATTGCCGGACTGACAGTATCCGGCTTCACTGGCACTGTGCTTGATGCAACAGGGGATGATCCTCAGAATAAAAAGATCACGGTTACTGCCAGTCATCCTCAAATGGATGAAGGTGGTACCGGTTACAGCTTTACATTCAGTCTTCCGGCCGGCATCACATCTGAACTGCCTATCGTGATCACACCAGCACTGGCTACTGGTTCTACTGCTTCCACAGATGACTATACACTGGCATCCACTTCGCTTACACTGAATGGTACGTCAAGCGCTTCTACCAATGTAACGATCAATACTGATCTGTTGGTTGAAGGTGATGAGATCATGATAATGGGTGCTTCAGTAGCTTCTGCATTGACTGGTCTGCAGGTAGTACCAGCAACAGTTACTATTAAAGATAAAACACAGATCGCTGGTCCGAAAGTGACCGTAGATACGACTACGTTAGTAGAAGGTGGCGCGGGTGCATTTATTACCGTGACAATGCCTTTCGGTGCAATTCCTGCGACGCCGCTGACCGTGAAAGTGACCAGGGGCCTAAGTTCTCCTGCGACAAGCGGTTTCACGGGTGTACCACAGACGATCACCCTGAGTGGTAACTCTGTAACTATCCCGGTACCGGTAGCGGCCAGCGCAGATAACATTTTAGCGGATGATGATAAACTGGTAGTAGTGGTGGAAACAGATGGTTATCCTGCGGATTCCATCACTTTCAATATCGTTGATATGACCATCAACGATCCTGCAAATACCAAGATCTTCTTCACGGCGAATGATCCTGCTCAGGGCAATCGTGTGAAAGAAGGACAGACGTTCACTGTACGTGCAAGTTTTCCTCCGGGCGTAACATCTGCGAAGTCATTGTTTGTGCAGGTAGCGGCTAATGCAAATGCTACTGAGGCAAGCACCAGTGATTACAGCGGATTGCCAACCACCTTCACCATGAACGTTGGTGAGAATACTGCCACCTTTGATATCAAGGCACTGACTGACAATATTATTGAGCAACCGGAACTGGTAAGGTTCTCGGGTAACGTGACGCTCTTGCCGGTAATCGTAGTAGACAGCTTCGACCTTTATATTGATGATGCAACAGCAACTGATCCTTCAAAAGCCGGACTGAAAATTACATTTGATTCTACTGCTATTCACAAGGGCGGTGGCGCAACCAGGGTAACAATTGGATTTGCTGATCCGCTGGTGACCTCTCTGGCGCCGATCACTATCAATGTAGTTCCTGATCCGTCGTCAACTGCAGATATTAATAATTATATCGGTCTGCCTAAAGTGGTTACATTACCCAAAGATAGTAACAAGGTAACATTCTTCTTAAGTGTACCTGACAACTTTGTAGTGGAAGGAAATAAGGTACTCCAGTTCGCAGCCAATGCAACAGGATTTACCGTATTGCCAGTGGCACCATTGCAGATCCTGGAAATAGCCGGTCAGGCATTGACCGTACAGAAAGTAGCTGATGCGGGCGAGCCGTCAACAAATGGTGCTTTCGTGATAAAAATGCCGATTGCTTCTACTACAGATGTTGTAGTGAACTTCCGGTCAGTATACAACAGCGATAATATACAACCGCTGCCTAATGCGGTGATCATTCCTGCTGGCTCTACAGAAATAACTGTTCCGGTTATCATTAAAGACGACGTGAAACTGCAAGGTGATGAAACGCTGAGGGTAACGTTAACCAGTGCAGTGGGTGGTACACCTGCTTCACCGATCAACCTGACCGTGGATATTAGTCCGGCACTGATCCTGGTAAAAGATGATGAAAACGCTACTACCGGTCCTAAAGCAGATGCGCGTAAGATACTCATAGAAAAGATGTCAGATGCAACGCAACCTTCTACAGCGGGTGCCTTCAGAATCCGTTTCCAGGATAGTACACTGGTAGCATCAGATAATGTGAAAGTGGTGTATGGCCTGGCAGGTACGGCTACATCAGTAACGGACTATAACATCTTACCTGGTTATGCCATCATTCCGAAAGGAGAGAGCATGGTCTATGTGAATGTAACACCGGCAGGTATCCGTTATGCAGGACCTGATCTGACGGTACAGTCAACCCTGACACAGGCATCTGCGACCTTACCGAATGTTAACTGGACGTTTGTAGATAATCCGATGGCAACAATGATCATCTACAACCACAATATCGATACACCTACAGTGAACCTGTTTGCATCAACCAGCCAGCTTGTTGAAGGTGATGAAGTAGAGTTCTTTGTAAGATTAAGCCGTGCCATCACAGTGGATGTACCGGTGACTGTTGACATGACCAATGACAGCTACCGTACGCTGACCATCACTGGTGGCGACGTATCTGGCAAGAGTATCACAGTGAATGTGCCTAAGGGATCGAAGGAAGCGAGCTTCAAAGTGAGGGTGAATGATAATCAGCTGAACGATGATGACGGATGGCTGAAAGCAGCAGTGAGAGACTGGAATCTGTTCGGTGTAACACCTGCTTATTACGTAGGTCTGGCAAGTGAGGTAAATAATACTGTCGCTGATAATGATTCTCTGAAAATAACTTTCACCCGGAGTAACTATCCGCTCAAAGTGAAATTTGATACGATCGGACAGCCATTACCATTTACTGTACATTTCAGCCGTCCGAGTTCACGTATGGTGACATTGTACTATGAATTCTATACACCTGCATCAACAGAAGTACCAGCTAATACATTGCTGGCCGAGTCTCCGAAAGATTATGACGGAACCGTTAATCCGATCATGGTTGGTGCGGGAAGAACATCGGTTGATATAGTTGTACCAGTGAACAGTGTGGAGAGAGACAGGATCTTTGGGATGCGACTGCTGAGAGCAACGGTAGCTACCAATCAGAATGTGCCGACACTTGATTCCATATTCGCAGCGACAGGTTTGATACAGATATGTATGGACTGTGATGAGGATAAAGATGGCGTACCTGATTATGTAGAGCGTTTCATTACTGATGGCAGATGGAGAGACAATAACAATGGCGGTGTGCGCGTACACCCTGCGATGTCTCCTAACAATGACGGTCTGGGTAATGAGACACTGATGATCGAAAACATTGACAAGTATCCTGATAATGAAGTAACGATATTCAACCGCTGGGGTGGTACTGTATTTACAACGAAGAACTATAACAACCAGACCAACAACTTTAATGGTAAAGGAAATGCGGGAGGTGCGAAAGGGCAGGATGTGCCGGATGGTTCTTACTTCTTCATTGTACATACGAAGGATGCAAATGGTAACAAACAACGTTACACAGGGTTCATTGTAATAAAACGATAGTGATGATTGCTAAGAAGAAATTTCTTTTAGGTCTGCTGGTGGCTGCTGCATGCTATGTTCCTGCCAGGGCACAACAGAGTCCTATCTACTCACAGTACATGCTGAACGGAGTGGTGATCAATCCGGCTTATGCCAGTACAGACGAGTCAGCGAGTCTGACTGTTGTGGGCCGTAACCAATGGGTGGGAGTAGATGGTGCGCCGAAAACGGCCACGATGACATTCTACACGCCATTGAATGACAGGGGAACCGCTATCGGTTTCTCTGCGATGAGGGAGGCAATTACAGTGCAGACGCGTACAGATTACAATTTACTGGCATCGCAGAGTGTATCATTAAATGAGACAACGAAGCTGTCAATGGGGCTGCAGGCGGGTATGTCACAGTATAAGGAGAACAACAGTGAGCTGATAACAACTGATCCGACTTTTGCTACTAATCAGGCCTACTGGAAAACACAGGTTGGCTTTGGATTTGCATTAATGTCTGAGAACGTCTATATCGGTTTCTCTGCACCGGCGTTCAAGAGTTTTGATCTGGGCAATAGTGTAAATAAAGTGAAGGCGATTTCGCACTACTATCTGCAGGCTGCCTATGCAGCAAGAGTGAATGATGATTTACTGGTGAAACCGTCCATATTGCTGAGACAGGCGATGGGTAGCGGGTTCCAGTATGATATCAACACAAGCGTATTGCTGAAAGAGGTATTGTGGCTGGGCGCTTCCTGGCGATCAGAGAAAACTATTACCGGGTTGGTACAGGTGAGACTGGGGGCTAAGTTCCAGGTAGGTTATTCTTATGATACACCCATGTCATCTAATCTTAAAGGAGCACAAACGGTTTCTCATGAACTGATGTTGAACTGTCGTTTTGGATATAGTGTTGATCATGAGATCTTTCCGCGTATATTCTAGCAATAAGCATATATTACCGAAAACACATACTGATTTATCTTTTTCCCGCATTTTCTATGCGGGAATTTTTTTGCCCTTATATGTCATTGAGAATGAGATAGTAACAGGGTCGTGTTTTTTTCAAAAAAAAGAAGATCTTAAAATCCGTGTTTAAACATTTATCGTAAGTATTTATAGACAGGTGAAGAAGGAAGATGATTTTTTCCGGATACACCTAAAGAATTTTAATTAGAAAAGTTGTGTCTTTTAATGGTTAACTTGGGAAACAGCCTGGTATTTTTACCAGGCTGGATTATTTTATAGCGGTCTTCTCATTACGTAATCACGCATCCAGTAACCGTTTCCGATGTCGGTATCTTTCTCTTTGAAAATGGTAAAGCCTTGTTTCTCATAAAAGAATCTGGCTTTATTATCCTTTTTTACATCCAGTTCCAGGATAGCAGCATTTGCAGCTTTTACTCTTTTCACGACTTCATCCAGTAATAATTTACCTACGCCTTTTCCCTGGTAGTCTCCATGGAGATATATTTTCTGCAACTTGTAAACACCTGCTTCATCAGTAGTGCTGTAAGACGCAAATCCAATTGGACGCTGGTCGTCGTACAACAGCAGGAAGCTGTGTTTTTTTTCTGTGATCTGACTGCTGAGTGCCGCAGTGCTATACATCAGTTCCAGCATATAGTCAATTTGCTCAGGACTGAGGAGGTCCTTATAGGTAGTACGCCATATCTCATCCCTGAGCTGCTGGATAACAGGTATATCGGCTATTGTTGCTGTTTCTATTCTATACATGAGCTATCTAATTAGGAATTATGAAGCAGGAATTGACAGGAGGAATTAAGCATGTTGAGTAGGATGAGGAATAGCATGAAACAGTGCCTGACCACTCCTCTATATACAGACCAACGTAATCTTTAATTCCCATTTGCTAGCTCCTGATCTTTTTTATCACTTCCTGCAATTTATCCAGTGGCGTATAGCCTTTGGCAATCAAAAAGTATTCTTTCCCGTCGTCAAATATTGCCGCAGGAAAGCCCGTAATACCCCATTGTTCAACCT
The DNA window shown above is from Chitinophaga agri and carries:
- a CDS encoding PorP/SprF family type IX secretion system membrane protein, with translation MIAKKKFLLGLLVAAACYVPARAQQSPIYSQYMLNGVVINPAYASTDESASLTVVGRNQWVGVDGAPKTATMTFYTPLNDRGTAIGFSAMREAITVQTRTDYNLLASQSVSLNETTKLSMGLQAGMSQYKENNSELITTDPTFATNQAYWKTQVGFGFALMSENVYIGFSAPAFKSFDLGNSVNKVKAISHYYLQAAYAARVNDDLLVKPSILLRQAMGSGFQYDINTSVLLKEVLWLGASWRSEKTITGLVQVRLGAKFQVGYSYDTPMSSNLKGAQTVSHELMLNCRFGYSVDHEIFPRIF
- a CDS encoding GNAT family N-acetyltransferase produces the protein MYRIETATIADIPVIQQLRDEIWRTTYKDLLSPEQIDYMLELMYSTAALSSQITEKKHSFLLLYDDQRPIGFASYSTTDEAGVYKLQKIYLHGDYQGKGVGKLLLDEVVKRVKAANAAILELDVKKDNKARFFYEKQGFTIFKEKDTDIGNGYWMRDYVMRRPL